A genomic window from Diospyros lotus cultivar Yz01 chromosome 2, ASM1463336v1, whole genome shotgun sequence includes:
- the LOC127795238 gene encoding uncharacterized protein LOC127795238, which produces MEDGNIPVLAKKVRQMVKVILLMVRKGISKWPKLMLDLNMMMKGRKIAGKAILHNLMFHHHPHSATRSHDGGRLSFYGGPQEYEFSCSSSPAKRPRHHNSQLYFFPCAQAPPTHDDLVLPADANAVRRELEMLARKGGASPAISAFLQSPAVSELIYSELSSPALPGFGRTPLVRQLRVTDSPFPLRDVDKGDHRVDEKAADFIMKFYNELRKQNTRAPH; this is translated from the coding sequence ATGGAGGACGGGAATATACCAGTGTTAGCGAAGAAGGTAAGGCAGATGGTGAAGGTGATATTGCTCATGGTCAGGAAGGGAATTTCCAAGTGGCCCAAGCTCATGCTTGATCTCAACATGATGATGAAGGGCCGAAAGATCGCCGGAAAAGCCATCCTCCACAACCTCATGTTCCACCACCACCCCCACTCCGCCACCCGTTCCCACGACGGTGGCCGCCTCTCCTTCTACGGCGGCCCACAAGAGTACGAGTTCAGCTGCAGCAGCAGCCCCGCCAAGCGCCCACGCCACCACAACTCCCAGCTGTACTTCTTCCCCTGCGCGCAAGCGCCGCCAACCCACGACGATTTAGTCCTCCCCGCCGACGCCAATGCCGTCAGGAGGGAACTGGAGATGCTGGCCCGAAAGGGCGGGGCGTCGCCGGCGATCTCGGCCTTCCTGCAGAGCCCGGCGGTGAGCGAACTGATTTACAGCGAGCTTTCGTCGCCGGCGCTGCCGGGGTTCGGGCGGACGCCACTGGTGCGGCAGCTGAGGGTGACGGACTCGCCGTTTCCGCTGCGCGACGTCGACAAAGGAGATCACCGCGTGGATGAGAAGGCGGCTGACTTCATAATGAAGTTCTATAATGAATTGAGGAAGCAAAACACAAGGGCTCCGCATTGA